A genomic region of Papaver somniferum cultivar HN1 chromosome 7, ASM357369v1, whole genome shotgun sequence contains the following coding sequences:
- the LOC113295396 gene encoding uncharacterized protein LOC113295396 translates to MDSHDISNVRNPDQKSVDAGQSAETLKDPTLYPPLTETIEDWEERLDKQLDELSNKSDSKEGPRYDSGYTLLKSILKDRDKDIQSKDAECEKLHKCIYELKEKLAESKAMFDSQLKEANDRELLLHNKVKQLEDDLHTSVNKTRSLEGNLKRRRQRKKDVLIKKETSSSKRDHTVSNVSDIDHIHINNHVADLKTSINNLKRKIKNLRKKAFSEEENNDELLAHTTT, encoded by the exons atggacagtcaTGATATCTCTAACGTCAGAAATCCAGATCAGAAATCTGTTGATGCTGGTCAAAGTGCTGAGACTCTCAAGGATCCTACCTTATATCCTCCTCTAACGGAAACTATTGAAGACTGGGAAGAACGCCTAGATAAACAACTGGACGAGCTTTCAAATAAAAGTGACTCAAAGGAGGGACCAA gatacgaCAGTGGTTACACGCTGCTAAAATCCATCCTCAAAGACCGTGATAAAGATATCCAGTCAAAGGATGctgaatgtgaaaaacttcataaaTGTATCTACgagttgaaagaaaaacttgcagaatctaagGCAATGTTTGACTCTCAACTAAAAGAGGCAAATGACAGAGAACTTCTTCTTCACAACAAAGTGAAGCAATTGGAAGATGATCTACATACATCTGTCAACAAGACAAGGTCTCTAGAAGGAAATTTGAAAAG AAGGCGCCAGAGAAAGAAGGATGTCTTAATCAAGAAAGAAACATCATCGAGTAAAAGGGATCACACTGTGTCAAATGTATCGGATATTGAtcacattcatatcaataatcatgTCGCCGATTTAAAGACCAGTATAAATAACCTTAAGCGGAAAATCAAGAATCTAAGGAAGAAAGCTTTCTCAG AAGAGGAAAACAATGATGAGCTACTCGCTCATACAACAACTTAG